A single Fusobacterium russii ATCC 25533 DNA region contains:
- a CDS encoding OmpA family protein produces the protein LENLKEFILANDYEVSIEGHTDWIGSNAYNMGLSLKRANSTKEKLIELGLPAERIVGISGEGEEKPIATNETSEGRAQNRRVEFHLEKR, from the coding sequence TGTTAGAAAATTTAAAAGAATTTATCTTAGCAAATGACTATGAAGTAAGTATAGAAGGACATACAGACTGGATAGGAAGTAACGCCTATAATATGGGCTTATCGCTAAAGAGAGCGAACAGTACAAAAGAAAAACTTATAGAATTAGGTTTACCGGCTGAAAGAATAGTGGGAATAAGTGGAGAAGGAGAGGAAAAACCAATAGCTACAAATGAAACATCAGAAGGAAGAGCGCAAAATCGTAGAGTGGAATTCCATTTGGAGAAAAGATAG
- a CDS encoding autotransporter-associated N-terminal domain-containing protein gives MVKNQLNQIEKNLRYIAKRNKGISYSIGLVLAYLMLGINAFSQDVNTAAVSKQEIGKSADNLTEVLKEIRAENEKKLKGANLELVQLMEQGNQVVKSPWSSWQFGMNYIYESWGGSYKGRGDKKQKYPYEGVFTRSEDIFARSVSPNSKNYAKYIRETRDLELQRLEKLGIDPSKSATTSIRGEQSSYGLESSVLDQEPVATLSLLASVKPRDINKVAPTVNLGTIQGPGEITFNIEPPQVEITIPQIPSVSFNPVRPVKPGLLGVPSGNMKVSAYLNKNDGGAAVRPYPDLITLESTGTVALAGVTGVHANNPGEGLIDGVTASKNKANYALIGTSNGGENFKTYFEFIPTTAGQTATFATDIVIDSIDSSGTGFLKGGSRVGTLDNGSGTIKNEAEVNLAGPMVVGFVAETNSNGVAGERKLLNTGTITDAVESTHYQNEAGLGGLKVPVGGYYSDGSKNDNGGASATTTLTLPGYNEMGTITVTRTPGRGTYNPVTGKWTGRTGGGYVGYKIGLLLTKEDDDGANNYKLENTGNINFAGTNSIGIQIEADDAPNTKVNALNTGKISLGGGNSFGMKLSSRVADNADIIKNTGTITTGSGNSAGIAVIEETNRTGNNSIRAYQGKITNSGTINVNGTSSSGMYLKIKADDDLTNATGGTINVNGTSSSGMSVDLGTADTTAGTAPKVINKAAINVNGDNSIGMVANGAGTQANNNAGATISLNGGKVGRAGMYAASGASITNAGTITGNGSKTVGMVIDDASTGTNTGTINLSGSQLAGVYNENSFSMTAGSINISGTGAGVYATKGTSSTTLSGGNIKATNGGIALYAENGAVIELSNTATVTAGNRGLLFYSNPTNPTTHSGRFRLAGNVKGKVENGGIAFYLKEAYTLADITTSLNTMITKTNPTDTLTVDITGDNSSLFVIKNNSINTATDINLSEVSTPNNFLGPVTLGTVPAGYKILKITGAKLNIDAALGTDVNLDDANHVYQRVAFESSSVDINKNMTGTKANQVAVGQRNSIETANPSKVKIVNNAEVTLSGNNSTGLAVETGEIENKGTVLVNGERSTALYGADGSTVKNTATGTLNVGTKGAGILAQNNLQGTEVSGNINIINEGKIIANTGGEKVIGIHADNTRSKISTIDHKAGAEIDLTNATGSLGVFTTNSQLKVDGLIKVGSGSAGVEARNSKVDVTSGQVELGEKSIAFILKNFGPVAGNPGYFNGTGGSITLNGKDSVAYLFENANVKSGTMPAGNFVDNLTLTHNNNKYTYIYAKDSNLIYENTKTIDTDGSTFVNANNSSVELGAANNLTSAKANVVGVYLKNAVGKSAVNKGTIDFSGDKAVAMYGEGGGELANEKDITVFSNGVALYNKTGSTAVNKATGNIVLDGDYGIGMRSDNADLLASSINKGKIRSSKLRAVGMSASDGANSMLNDVGATIEFTGQQSIGMHTDSLGTAGHEIRNEGTIKLVSATDSTKPNIGIYSEHTKDRIINNSLIELGNQTLGIYSKGGGNINLGANSETKVGTNATAIFSTGGNIDIDNGAKLSVGPKPAKDQESVVLYYSGSNGTITNKTSDITIGDGSLGFVMKGGANNTLNSYNPSNGIVNVGKETVFIYDNSQSTVNNWTNLRSTGDDNYAIYTNGGGRNRGNIDFAQGKGNVAIYSYLHDPNYMNNINAKGEYIAKNVPATYTNDGVINVSASDLTNAFDQKFGIGMGAGYVKERIVINSQGKKEIKRDVLGLGNIENGANGIINVTTPNSIAMYAGGVGSKAVNRGKINLSGPELNVGMFLEDGAVGYNYGEINVGSTEGVGIALLRGSTLYNMPGSKINVTADDAYGIAYVGSAGPGSVIVNYGDFTLNPENTKYGDIINVTGNGSKAIAGVSANGDKEMGHKSDIANWNITRNDHVAIKIPEGSYDGVITRNGVEQTPLEVFSIKNRTRNEIPTSSIGIYLDTSGVNVTRPVTNLGSLTGIGIKSVDLIIGTEATNYTTEKNIKLSQEMIEPYNDMILEAQRKGLRKWEIYSGSLTWMATAAQNKGTQVIENAYLVKVPYTNWAGKANTPLEATDTYHFTDGLEQRYGVDKDGRERELFKKLNSIGNGEHILLVQAFDEMMGHQYANIQQRIHSTGRILDKEFDYLKDEWRTASKDSNKIKVFGMRGEYSTDTAGVIDYKNNAYGVAYVGENETIKLDKSSGWYTGLVHNKFSFKDIGNSKEEMLQAKLGLFKSTAFDDNGSLNWTISGEAFAGYNKMHRRFLVVDEIFNARSRYWSYGLALKNELSKTFRLSEDFSLRGYGSIKAEYGRFQKIKEKSGEVRLEIKSNDYISVRPEIGAELIYKTPLSGRNLFNTKLGVKYENELGKVGNAKNKARVAYTKADWFNIRGEKEDRRGSVGVDLSLGLDNERYGITASIGYDTKGKNKKAGLGLRVIF, from the coding sequence ATGGTAAAAAATCAGTTAAATCAAATTGAAAAAAATCTACGATATATTGCAAAAAGAAATAAGGGAATAAGCTACTCAATAGGATTAGTTTTGGCATATTTAATGTTGGGAATAAATGCTTTTTCACAAGATGTAAATACAGCAGCTGTAAGTAAACAGGAGATTGGAAAATCAGCTGATAATTTAACTGAAGTATTGAAAGAAATAAGAGCTGAAAATGAAAAGAAACTAAAGGGAGCTAATTTAGAATTAGTTCAACTTATGGAACAAGGAAATCAAGTAGTAAAATCACCATGGTCATCATGGCAATTTGGAATGAACTACATATATGAAAGCTGGGGAGGAAGCTACAAAGGTAGAGGAGATAAGAAACAAAAATATCCTTATGAAGGAGTGTTTACAAGAAGTGAAGATATTTTTGCAAGATCAGTTTCTCCAAATAGTAAAAATTATGCAAAATATATAAGAGAAACAAGGGATTTAGAACTTCAAAGATTGGAAAAGCTTGGGATAGATCCATCTAAATCTGCAACTACTTCAATAAGAGGTGAACAATCTTCTTATGGTTTGGAATCTTCTGTTTTAGATCAAGAGCCTGTAGCAACTTTAAGTTTACTTGCTTCGGTTAAACCAAGAGATATTAATAAGGTGGCACCTACTGTAAACTTAGGAACAATACAAGGTCCAGGAGAAATAACATTTAATATTGAACCACCTCAAGTAGAGATAACTATACCTCAAATACCATCTGTTTCGTTTAATCCTGTAAGACCTGTAAAACCAGGTTTGCTTGGAGTCCCTTCAGGAAATATGAAAGTTTCAGCTTATTTAAATAAAAATGATGGAGGAGCTGCAGTTAGACCTTATCCTGATTTAATCACACTTGAATCTACAGGAACTGTTGCCTTAGCAGGAGTTACAGGAGTTCATGCTAATAATCCGGGAGAAGGGCTTATAGATGGTGTAACTGCTTCTAAAAATAAGGCAAATTATGCACTTATTGGGACTTCTAATGGAGGAGAAAATTTCAAAACATATTTTGAGTTTATACCAACAACAGCTGGTCAGACAGCGACTTTCGCTACAGATATTGTAATAGATTCGATTGATTCAAGTGGAACAGGTTTCTTAAAAGGTGGCTCAAGGGTTGGAACTCTTGATAATGGCTCTGGAACAATAAAGAATGAAGCTGAAGTAAATTTAGCTGGTCCTATGGTTGTAGGTTTTGTTGCTGAAACAAATTCGAATGGTGTTGCTGGAGAAAGAAAATTATTAAATACAGGAACTATAACAGATGCAGTTGAAAGTACACATTATCAAAATGAAGCTGGACTTGGTGGTCTAAAAGTTCCTGTTGGTGGCTATTATTCTGATGGAAGTAAAAATGATAATGGAGGAGCTTCAGCTACAACAACATTGACTTTGCCAGGCTATAACGAGATGGGAACTATAACAGTAACAAGAACTCCTGGTCGAGGAACATATAATCCTGTAACTGGTAAATGGACAGGTAGAACAGGGGGAGGTTATGTAGGCTATAAAATAGGACTTCTTTTAACTAAAGAAGATGATGATGGAGCAAATAACTATAAACTTGAAAATACTGGAAATATAAATTTTGCTGGAACAAACTCAATAGGAATACAGATAGAAGCAGATGATGCTCCAAATACTAAGGTTAATGCTTTGAATACAGGGAAAATAAGTCTTGGAGGAGGCAATAGTTTCGGAATGAAACTATCTTCAAGAGTGGCAGATAATGCAGACATAATAAAAAATACAGGAACTATAACAACTGGTTCAGGAAACAGTGCTGGAATAGCTGTAATAGAAGAAACAAATAGAACAGGTAATAATTCAATAAGAGCATATCAAGGAAAAATAACAAATAGTGGAACGATAAATGTAAATGGAACATCAAGTTCAGGAATGTATTTAAAAATAAAAGCAGATGATGATTTAACAAATGCAACAGGTGGAACAATAAATGTAAATGGGACATCAAGTTCAGGTATGAGTGTCGATCTTGGAACAGCTGATACTACAGCAGGAACAGCACCTAAAGTTATTAATAAAGCTGCTATAAATGTAAATGGTGATAATAGTATAGGAATGGTTGCTAATGGTGCAGGGACTCAGGCTAACAATAATGCTGGAGCTACTATAAGTCTAAATGGTGGAAAGGTCGGAAGAGCAGGAATGTATGCAGCCAGCGGAGCTAGTATAACTAATGCTGGTACAATTACTGGTAATGGATCTAAAACAGTTGGAATGGTTATAGACGATGCTTCTACAGGAACTAACACAGGTACTATTAATTTAAGTGGAAGCCAATTAGCTGGTGTATATAATGAAAATTCATTCTCTATGACAGCTGGAAGTATAAATATTAGTGGAACAGGAGCAGGAGTATATGCAACAAAGGGAACAAGTTCAACTACTCTAAGTGGCGGGAACATAAAAGCGACTAATGGAGGAATAGCCCTTTATGCAGAAAATGGAGCAGTTATAGAATTATCGAATACTGCTACTGTAACAGCGGGGAATAGAGGTCTACTATTCTATAGTAATCCTACGAATCCTACAACACATTCAGGAAGATTCAGATTAGCTGGCAATGTGAAAGGTAAAGTTGAGAACGGGGGAATAGCATTTTATTTAAAGGAAGCTTATACATTAGCTGATATAACAACATCTTTAAATACAATGATTACTAAAACTAATCCAACAGATACTCTTACGGTTGATATTACGGGAGATAATTCATCATTATTTGTTATCAAAAATAACAGTATAAATACAGCAACTGATATAAATTTAAGTGAAGTAAGCACTCCTAATAATTTTTTAGGGCCTGTAACCTTAGGTACAGTACCGGCAGGATATAAAATATTAAAAATAACAGGGGCAAAATTAAATATAGATGCAGCCTTAGGAACAGATGTAAACTTAGATGATGCTAATCATGTCTATCAAAGAGTTGCATTTGAGTCATCAAGTGTGGATATAAATAAAAATATGACAGGGACAAAGGCAAATCAAGTTGCTGTAGGTCAAAGAAATAGCATTGAAACAGCAAATCCAAGCAAAGTAAAGATTGTTAATAATGCTGAAGTTACTTTGAGTGGAAATAATTCAACAGGTCTTGCAGTGGAAACAGGAGAAATTGAAAACAAAGGAACAGTTTTAGTTAATGGAGAAAGAAGCACAGCTCTATATGGTGCAGATGGTTCAACTGTAAAAAATACAGCAACAGGAACTCTTAATGTAGGAACTAAAGGTGCTGGAATATTAGCTCAAAACAACCTTCAAGGTACAGAAGTTTCAGGAAATATAAATATAATAAATGAAGGAAAAATAATTGCAAATACTGGTGGAGAAAAAGTTATAGGTATACATGCGGATAATACTAGAAGTAAAATTTCTACAATAGATCATAAAGCTGGAGCAGAAATTGATCTTACAAATGCAACTGGAAGTTTAGGAGTATTCACTACAAATTCTCAATTAAAAGTTGATGGACTTATAAAAGTTGGAAGTGGAAGTGCTGGGGTGGAAGCTCGTAATTCAAAAGTTGATGTTACTTCAGGGCAAGTTGAATTAGGAGAAAAATCTATAGCTTTTATACTTAAAAACTTTGGACCTGTTGCAGGAAATCCTGGGTATTTTAATGGTACAGGTGGTTCAATAACATTAAATGGGAAAGATTCTGTAGCATATCTATTTGAAAATGCAAATGTAAAATCAGGTACAATGCCAGCAGGAAACTTTGTTGATAATTTAACACTTACTCATAACAATAATAAATATACTTATATTTATGCAAAAGATAGTAATTTAATTTATGAAAATACTAAAACAATAGATACAGATGGCTCTACTTTTGTCAATGCAAACAACTCATCTGTTGAGTTAGGTGCTGCTAACAATTTAACAAGTGCAAAAGCAAATGTAGTAGGAGTATATTTAAAGAATGCAGTTGGAAAGTCAGCAGTAAATAAGGGAACTATTGATTTTTCTGGAGATAAAGCTGTAGCTATGTATGGAGAAGGTGGCGGAGAATTAGCTAATGAAAAAGATATAACAGTTTTTTCTAATGGTGTGGCACTTTACAATAAAACAGGCTCTACAGCTGTAAATAAAGCAACAGGAAATATAGTTCTTGATGGTGACTATGGAATAGGAATGCGTTCAGATAATGCAGATCTTTTAGCCTCTTCAATTAATAAAGGAAAAATTAGAAGTTCAAAATTAAGAGCAGTTGGAATGTCTGCAAGTGATGGAGCAAATTCAATGTTAAATGATGTAGGAGCAACTATAGAATTTACTGGGCAACAATCTATAGGAATGCATACGGATAGCTTAGGTACAGCAGGGCATGAAATAAGAAATGAAGGAACTATCAAACTTGTTTCTGCAACAGATTCTACAAAACCTAATATAGGTATTTATTCAGAGCATACAAAAGACAGAATAATAAATAACAGTCTAATAGAATTAGGAAATCAAACATTAGGAATATACTCAAAAGGTGGGGGAAATATAAACCTTGGTGCAAATTCTGAAACTAAAGTAGGAACTAATGCAACAGCTATATTCTCTACAGGAGGGAATATAGATATTGATAATGGAGCAAAACTTTCAGTGGGTCCTAAACCTGCTAAGGATCAAGAATCAGTTGTTTTATATTATTCAGGTTCGAATGGAACAATTACTAATAAAACTAGTGATATAACAATAGGAGATGGTTCATTAGGTTTTGTAATGAAAGGTGGAGCAAATAACACTCTTAACAGCTATAATCCGTCAAATGGAATAGTTAATGTAGGAAAAGAAACAGTATTCATTTATGATAATTCTCAAAGTACTGTAAATAACTGGACTAATTTAAGATCTACAGGAGATGATAACTATGCTATCTATACAAATGGTGGTGGAAGAAATAGAGGAAACATAGATTTTGCACAAGGAAAAGGAAATGTTGCTATATATAGTTATCTTCATGATCCTAATTATATGAATAATATAAATGCAAAAGGAGAATACATTGCTAAAAATGTCCCAGCAACTTATACAAATGATGGAGTTATAAATGTTTCAGCATCTGATCTTACTAATGCTTTTGACCAAAAATTCGGAATTGGAATGGGAGCAGGTTATGTAAAAGAAAGAATAGTAATAAATTCTCAAGGTAAAAAAGAGATAAAAAGAGATGTTCTTGGTCTAGGAAATATTGAAAATGGAGCTAATGGAATTATTAATGTTACTACTCCAAACAGTATAGCTATGTATGCAGGAGGGGTAGGTTCAAAGGCTGTAAACAGAGGAAAAATTAATTTGAGCGGTCCTGAGCTAAATGTAGGAATGTTCCTTGAAGATGGAGCAGTAGGCTATAACTATGGAGAAATAAATGTAGGTTCTACAGAAGGTGTTGGAATAGCACTACTTAGAGGATCAACTCTTTATAATATGCCTGGAAGTAAGATAAATGTTACAGCAGATGACGCCTATGGTATAGCATATGTAGGTTCTGCAGGTCCTGGTTCAGTAATAGTGAACTATGGAGATTTTACTTTAAATCCTGAAAATACAAAATATGGAGATATTATTAATGTAACAGGAAATGGTTCTAAAGCAATAGCTGGTGTAAGTGCAAATGGCGATAAAGAAATGGGTCATAAATCAGATATTGCAAATTGGAATATAACAAGAAATGACCATGTAGCAATAAAAATACCTGAAGGCTCTTATGATGGAGTAATAACTCGTAATGGTGTAGAGCAAACACCTTTAGAAGTATTTTCTATAAAAAATAGAACAAGAAATGAAATACCTACATCTTCAATAGGTATATACCTTGATACTTCTGGAGTAAATGTTACAAGACCTGTAACAAACTTAGGGTCACTTACAGGCATAGGTATAAAATCAGTAGACTTAATAATAGGAACAGAGGCTACAAATTATACTACAGAAAAAAATATAAAACTTAGTCAAGAAATGATAGAGCCATATAATGATATGATTTTAGAGGCTCAGAGAAAAGGACTTAGAAAATGGGAGATTTATTCAGGTTCATTAACTTGGATGGCTACAGCAGCACAAAATAAGGGCACACAAGTAATAGAAAATGCATATCTAGTAAAAGTACCTTATACAAATTGGGCTGGAAAAGCAAATACACCTCTTGAAGCAACAGACACTTACCATTTTACAGATGGTTTAGAACAAAGATATGGTGTTGATAAAGATGGAAGAGAAAGAGAACTATTTAAGAAATTAAATAGTATAGGTAATGGTGAACATATCCTATTGGTTCAAGCATTTGATGAAATGATGGGTCACCAATATGCAAATATACAACAAAGAATACACTCAACAGGAAGAATACTTGATAAAGAATTTGACTATCTAAAAGATGAGTGGAGAACAGCGTCTAAGGATTCAAATAAGATAAAAGTATTTGGAATGAGAGGAGAATACTCAACTGATACAGCTGGAGTAATAGACTACAAGAACAATGCTTATGGAGTAGCTTATGTCGGAGAAAATGAAACTATAAAACTTGATAAGTCTAGTGGTTGGTACACAGGTTTAGTTCACAATAAATTCAGTTTCAAAGATATAGGAAATTCAAAAGAAGAAATGTTACAAGCTAAATTAGGATTATTCAAGTCAACAGCATTTGATGATAATGGCAGCTTAAACTGGACAATATCAGGAGAAGCATTTGCAGGTTATAATAAAATGCATAGAAGATTTTTAGTTGTGGATGAAATATTCAATGCAAGATCAAGATACTGGTCATACGGATTGGCGCTAAAGAATGAATTAAGTAAAACATTTAGATTAAGTGAAGACTTTAGCCTAAGAGGCTATGGAAGTATCAAAGCAGAATATGGAAGATTCCAAAAGATAAAAGAAAAATCAGGAGAAGTTAGATTAGAAATAAAGTCTAATGACTATATTTCTGTAAGACCTGAAATAGGAGCGGAATTAATCTACAAGACTCCATTATCAGGAAGAAATTTATTCAATACAAAACTGGGTGTTAAATATGAAAATGAACTAGGAAAAGTTGGCAATGCTAAAAATAAAGCAAGGGTAGCATATACAAAAGCAGACTGGTTCAACATAAGAGGAGAAAAGGAAGATAGAAGAGGAAGTGTCGGAGTAGATTTAAGCTTAGGCTTAGATAATGAAAGATACGGAATCACAGCAAGCATAGGCTATGATACGAAAGGAAAGAACAAAAAAGCTGGACTTGGTTTAAGAGTTATCTTCTAA